One part of the Oryzias melastigma strain HK-1 linkage group LG21, ASM292280v2, whole genome shotgun sequence genome encodes these proteins:
- the hspd1 gene encoding 60 kDa heat shock protein, mitochondrial, translating into MFRLATVMRQVRPVSRALAPHLTRAYAKDVKFGADARALMLQGVDLLADAVAVTMGPKGRTVIIEQSWGSPKVTKDGVTVAKSIDLKDKYKNIGAKLVQDVANNTNEEAGDGTTTATVLARAIAKEGFDNISKGANPVEIRRGVMMAVEAIISELQRLSKPVTTPEEIAQVATISANGDTEIGNIISNAMKKVGRKGVITVKDGKTLQDELEIIEGMKFDRGYISPYFINTAKGQKCEFQDAYLLLSEKKISSVQSIVPALEIANQHRKPLVIVAEDVDGEALSTLVLNRLKVGLQVVAVKAPGFGDNRKNQLKDMAVATGGTVFGDEALGLALEDIQAHDFGKVGEVQITKDDTLLLRGGGSPADVEKRAAEIAEQLENTTSDYEKEKLNERLAKLSDGVAVLKVGGTSDVEVNEKKDRVTDALNATRAAVEEGIVPGGGCALLRCIPFLDTLKPANNDQKIGVDIIRRALRIPAMTIAKNAGVEGSLVVEKILQGGAEMGYDAMQGDYVNMVEKGIIDPTKVVRTALMDAAGVASLLSTAEAVVTELPKEEKEMPGGMGGMGGMGGMGGGMGF; encoded by the exons ATGTTTCGTTTAGCGACCGTCATGAGGCAGGTGAGGCCTGTGAGCCGGGCGCTGGCTCCTCATCTCACACGAGCCTACGCCAAGGACGTGAAGTTTGGAGCTGACGCTCGGGCGCTCATGCTGCAGGGGGTAGACCTGCTGGCGGACGCCGTGGCCGTCACCATGGGCCCAAAG GGGCGCACCGTCATCATCGAGCAGAGCTGGGGCAGCCCGAAGGTTACCAAGGACGGCGTGACGGTGGCCAAGAGCATCGATCTGAAAGACAAGTACAAGAACATTGGCGCCAAGCTGGTGCAGGATGTGGCCAACAACACCAATGAGGAGGCTGGCGACGGCACCACTACCGCCACAGTGCTGGCCAGAGCCATCGCCAAGGAGGGCTTCGACAACATCAGCAAAGGGGCAAACCCTGTGGAGATCCGCCGCGGCGTCATGATGGCGGTGGAGGCGATCAtcagtgagctgcagagactctCCAAGCCTGTCACGACCCCCGAGGAGATCGCACAG GTCGCAACCATCTCAGCCAACGGAGACACGGAGATCGGAAACATCATCTCCAATGCCATGAAGAAAGTCGGTCGCAAAGGAGTCATCACAGTGAAG GATGGGAAAACTCTGCAGGATGAGCTGGAGATCATCGAGGGCATGAAGTTTGACCGCGGTTACATCTCTCCCTACTTTATCAACACTGCCAAAG GTCAGAAGTGTGAGTTCCAGGACGCCTACCTCCTGCTGAGCGAGAAGAAGATCTCCAGCGTGCAGAGCATCGTGCCAGCTCTGGAAATCGCCAACCAGCACCGCAAGCCGCTGGTGATCGTGGCTGAGGATGTGGACGGAGAGGCGCTGAGCACGCTGGTCCTAAACAG GCTGAAGGTGGGGCTTCAGGTGGTGGCAGTCAAAGCTCCAGGCTTCGGGGACAACAGGAAGAACCAGCTGAAGGACATGGCCGTGGCCACCGGGGGCACT GTGTTTGGGGACGAGGCTCTGGGTCTGGCTCTGGAAGACATCCAGGCTCATGACTTTGGGAAGGTGGGGGAGGTTCAGATCACCAAAGATGACACCCTGCTTCTGAGAGGGGGGGGCAGCCCAGCCGACGTGGAGAAGCGGGCAGCGGAGATCGCCGAGCAGCTGGAGAACACCACCAGCGACTACGAGAAGGAGAAGCTGAACGAGAGGCTGGCCAAGCTGTCGGATGGCGTGGCCGTGCTGAAG GTTGGAGGAACATCAGATGTGGAAGTGAACGAGAAGAAGGACAGAGTAACGGACGCTCTCAACGCCACCCGGGCAGCAGTGGAGGAAGGGATTGTCCCTGGGGGGGGCTGTGCCTTGCTGCGCTGCATCCCCTTCTTGGACACCCTCAAACCCGCCAACAACGACCAGAAGATCG GTGTGGACATCATCAGGCGAGCCCTCCGGATTCCCGCCATGACCATCGCCAAGAATGCCGGCGTGGAGGGGTCCCTGGTAGTGGAGAAAATTCTGCAGGGGGGCGCAGAGATGGGCTACGATGCCATGCAGGGGGATTACGTCAACATGGTGGAGAAGGGCATCATCGACCCCACTAAG GTGGTGAGGACCGCCCTCATGGACGCTGCGGGGGTGGCGTCTCTGCTGTCCACCGCCGAAGCCGTGGTCACAGAACTCCCCAAGGAAGAGAAGGAGATGCCAGGAGGCATGGGGGGCATGGGAGGAATGGGAGGAATGGGGGGAGGCATGGGTTTCTGA